The following proteins are encoded in a genomic region of Oceanisphaera profunda:
- a CDS encoding TatD family hydrolase: MLLTDSHCHFDFAAFGPDSGTERAEHWQWAQAVGVHRLVIPGIEAAQWPTLPKLCATHNGLYYALGLHPWWLEEAPGDWPHQLALALKCAAADALCVAVGEIGLDKHLPVALDLQEAAFITQLKLAIEYQKPVIIHSNGTHDRVLKWLRRYPAIGGVVHGFSGSRQQAEAFWQLGIHIGVGGTITYSRANKTRLAIAALPVEALVLETDAPDMPLSGFQGQPNHPTQLPLVLSALAALRQTDAASLSLQLERNVDRLFGW, from the coding sequence ATGCTGCTCACCGACAGCCATTGCCACTTTGATTTTGCCGCATTTGGCCCTGATTCGGGCACAGAGCGCGCCGAGCATTGGCAGTGGGCACAGGCGGTAGGTGTGCATCGTTTAGTGATCCCAGGCATAGAGGCCGCACAATGGCCGACGCTACCTAAGTTGTGTGCGACCCATAACGGGCTTTATTACGCCTTAGGCCTGCATCCTTGGTGGTTAGAGGAGGCGCCAGGCGACTGGCCACATCAGTTAGCATTGGCGCTGAAATGCGCTGCAGCGGATGCACTTTGTGTCGCGGTGGGTGAGATTGGGCTGGATAAGCATTTGCCAGTGGCGTTAGATCTACAAGAAGCGGCATTTATTACTCAGCTAAAACTGGCCATCGAGTATCAAAAGCCGGTGATAATACACAGTAACGGCACCCACGACCGCGTTTTAAAATGGCTGCGCCGTTACCCCGCCATCGGCGGTGTGGTGCACGGTTTTTCTGGCTCTAGACAGCAAGCCGAGGCTTTCTGGCAGCTCGGCATTCATATCGGCGTCGGTGGCACTATTACTTACTCCCGCGCCAATAAAACTCGGCTCGCCATCGCTGCCTTGCCAGTAGAGGCGCTAGTGTTAGAAACCGATGCCCCTGATATGCCGCTGAGTGGCTTTCAAGGTCAGCCCAATCATCCCACTCAGTTACCCTTGGTACTGAGCGCCTTAGCTGCACTGCGCCAAACTGATGCAGCAAGCTTGAGCCTACAGCTTGAGCGCAACGTGGATCGCCTATTTGGCTGGTAG
- the deoC gene encoding deoxyribose-phosphate aldolase, protein MMDLTSLNDDDTEHSIQALCQQATTPFGNVAAMCVYPQFIKTVQAALNTLGLSEQVAIATVVNFPHGLDSINQVEQDIRAAITAGAQEIDLVLPYRQLMAGDSAFALAMVQAAKAVCVEASPEPHLDKPVLNKTQFNKSASLKVIIESGELATAALITQASELAIKGGADFIKTSTGKVAMNATLAAAELMLLAIRDSEQAVGFKAAGGVRTAQDAQQYLQLAARIMGKDWLTPTHFRFGASGLLTQLLHTLDEQPTVPSATGY, encoded by the coding sequence ATGATGGACTTAACCAGCCTAAATGATGACGATACCGAGCACAGCATTCAGGCTCTCTGCCAACAAGCGACCACGCCCTTTGGCAATGTGGCGGCTATGTGTGTTTACCCGCAATTTATCAAAACGGTACAAGCTGCCTTAAATACGCTAGGCCTTAGCGAGCAAGTGGCCATCGCTACTGTGGTTAACTTTCCCCATGGCTTAGATAGCATCAATCAAGTTGAGCAAGATATTCGCGCCGCTATTACCGCCGGCGCTCAAGAGATAGACCTAGTACTGCCTTATCGACAACTGATGGCGGGTGATAGCGCCTTTGCACTGGCCATGGTGCAAGCCGCCAAGGCGGTGTGCGTTGAGGCGAGCCCTGAGCCACACCTGGATAAACCAGTGCTTAATAAAACGCAGTTTAATAAATCAGCGTCATTAAAAGTCATTATCGAAAGTGGTGAGCTGGCCACGGCGGCACTTATTACTCAAGCCAGTGAACTGGCCATTAAAGGCGGCGCGGATTTTATTAAAACCTCCACCGGTAAAGTGGCGATGAATGCCACCTTAGCTGCGGCCGAGCTGATGCTTCTCGCCATTCGTGATAGCGAGCAAGCTGTCGGCTTTAAAGCCGCAGGGGGCGTGCGTACCGCTCAAGATGCTCAGCAGTATTTGCAGTTAGCCGCCCGTATTATGGGAAAAGATTGGCTAACGCCGACCCACTTTAGATTTGGCGCTTCAGGTTTGTTAACTCAGCTGTTACATACCTTGGATGAACAACCTACAGTGCCATCGGCGACAGGCTATTAA
- the prfC gene encoding peptide chain release factor 3: MSAQSFLQEVAKRRTFAIISHPDAGKTTITEKVLLHGHAIQTAGTVKGRGSNQHAKSDWMEMEKERGISVTTSVMQFPYNDCLINLLDTPGHEDFSEDTYRTLTAVDSCLMVIDGGKGVEDRTRKLMEVTRLRTTPIVTFINKLDRDIRDPMELLDEVENELNIMCAPITWPIGSGKWFKGVYHLKNDEITLYQPGMGHAIQEIRVIKGLDNPELETILEARELAELRDELELVMGASNEFDHDLFLAGELTPVYFGTALGNFGVDHVLDGFSKWAPAPMPRTTHEREVVASEDKFSGFVFKIQANMDPRHRDRIAFMRIVSGTYNQGMKMKHVRLGKTVSISDAVTFMAGDRERAEEAVAGDIIGLHNHGTIQIGDTFTQGEDLKFSGIPNFAPELFRRIRLRDPLKQKQLLKGLVQLSEEGAVQLFRPIDNNDLIVGAVGVLQFDVVVSRLKSEYNVDALYEAINVSTARWVYCEDEKKLDEFERKMSQNLARDGGDNLTYIAPTMVNLNLTQERYPDFEFSKTREH, from the coding sequence ATGTCAGCACAGTCATTCTTGCAGGAAGTCGCCAAGCGCCGCACCTTTGCCATCATTTCGCACCCGGATGCGGGTAAGACCACCATTACCGAAAAGGTGCTGTTGCACGGCCATGCGATTCAAACGGCCGGTACCGTTAAGGGCCGTGGCTCAAACCAGCATGCTAAGTCTGACTGGATGGAGATGGAAAAAGAGCGGGGCATTTCAGTTACCACTTCAGTGATGCAGTTTCCTTACAATGACTGCCTGATTAATCTGTTGGATACGCCCGGCCACGAAGACTTCTCAGAGGATACCTACCGTACCCTCACCGCCGTCGATTCTTGCTTAATGGTGATTGATGGTGGTAAAGGCGTAGAAGACAGAACCCGTAAATTAATGGAAGTGACGCGCCTGCGTACCACGCCCATCGTTACCTTTATCAATAAGCTGGACCGTGATATTCGCGATCCCATGGAGCTGTTGGATGAAGTTGAAAACGAGCTCAATATCATGTGCGCGCCCATTACCTGGCCCATTGGTAGCGGCAAGTGGTTTAAAGGCGTGTATCACTTAAAAAATGATGAGATCACCCTTTATCAGCCAGGTATGGGTCATGCGATTCAAGAGATCCGCGTCATTAAAGGCTTAGATAATCCTGAGCTAGAAACGATTCTGGAAGCCCGAGAATTAGCCGAGCTGCGCGATGAACTCGAGCTGGTGATGGGGGCCTCTAACGAATTTGATCATGACTTGTTTTTAGCCGGTGAGCTAACGCCTGTTTATTTTGGTACTGCACTGGGTAACTTTGGTGTGGATCATGTGCTGGACGGTTTTAGCAAATGGGCACCAGCACCCATGCCGCGCACCACTCATGAGCGTGAAGTAGTAGCCTCAGAAGATAAATTTTCCGGTTTCGTGTTTAAAATTCAAGCCAACATGGATCCGCGCCACCGTGACCGCATCGCCTTTATGCGCATTGTGTCTGGTACTTATAACCAAGGCATGAAGATGAAACACGTACGCCTTGGTAAAACCGTGAGTATTTCTGATGCGGTAACCTTTATGGCCGGCGATCGTGAACGTGCTGAAGAAGCCGTCGCTGGCGATATTATCGGCCTGCATAACCACGGCACCATTCAAATTGGCGATACCTTTACCCAAGGCGAAGATCTTAAGTTCTCCGGTATTCCTAACTTTGCACCGGAATTATTCCGTCGTATTCGCCTGCGTGATCCGCTCAAGCAAAAGCAACTACTGAAAGGCTTAGTGCAATTATCAGAAGAGGGCGCGGTGCAGTTATTCCGCCCCATCGATAACAACGACCTTATCGTAGGTGCGGTAGGTGTGTTGCAGTTTGATGTAGTGGTATCGCGCTTAAAGTCAGAATATAACGTGGATGCGCTTTATGAGGCGATTAACGTTTCTACCGCGCGCTGGGTATACTGCGAAGATGAGAAGAAGCTCGACGAGTTTGAACGCAAGATGTCACAAAACTTGGCACGAGACGGCGGCGATAACCTCACCTATATTGCCCCGACCATGGTGAACTTGAACCTCACCCAAGAGCGCTACCCTGATTTTGAGTTCAGCAAAACCCGCGAGCACTAA
- a CDS encoding PhnE/PtxC family ABC transporter permease, translating to MLNTSLLFVLLALLCLPWADLSIQAFDPWQELARLGAGLAQPSWPSFSLLGTALANTLAFAIQGVALGAVGGLLLAAGYRHAGIRRLAAGLRAVHELFWALLFIQLIGIAPLTGVLAIALPYAGTFAKVFGELFEEADPAPEQALGADLDTKNKLGWCSRLFFLQLPLCWRPMVSYFGYRLECGIRSSAVLGFIGLPTLGYHLESLLRQGYYAEAASFFYALVIVIATLKWWLRPRLLLVYLGAALWWLPPQASLNWALAVRFFTQDIVPAPLRRGDWAELWPWLQELASQQILPGLVNTLVLALLALIVMAVLALLWFPTISRSFGNGATRLGSHWSLVLMRALPEYLLAFIGTLLLGPSMLPAIAALGLHNGAIVAHLLGQQLNNLTFREDAPNGLNLYFFEVLPRLYRSFMAYSLYRFENIVRETAILGMLGIPTLGFFIDSAFSEFRLDRALVLLLVCAGLNIGVDAMARRLRRSLHLSEATR from the coding sequence ATGCTTAACACCAGCTTACTGTTTGTGCTGCTGGCATTGCTGTGCTTGCCGTGGGCGGATTTATCCATTCAAGCCTTTGATCCTTGGCAAGAATTGGCACGCCTGGGTGCAGGACTGGCTCAGCCGAGCTGGCCAAGTTTTAGTTTACTGGGCACGGCACTGGCCAATACCTTGGCCTTTGCCATACAAGGAGTGGCGCTGGGGGCTGTGGGTGGCTTGTTATTAGCAGCGGGTTATCGGCATGCGGGTATTCGTCGCTTAGCGGCGGGTTTGCGTGCTGTGCATGAATTATTTTGGGCTTTGCTGTTTATTCAGCTGATCGGCATAGCGCCGCTCACCGGCGTGTTGGCCATAGCGCTGCCCTATGCGGGCACCTTTGCTAAGGTGTTTGGCGAGCTGTTTGAAGAAGCCGATCCCGCCCCAGAGCAAGCGTTAGGGGCTGATTTAGACACGAAAAACAAGCTAGGTTGGTGCTCTCGACTCTTTTTTCTACAGTTGCCGCTGTGTTGGCGACCCATGGTCAGCTATTTTGGCTATCGGCTGGAGTGCGGCATTAGAAGCTCGGCGGTGCTGGGTTTTATTGGCTTGCCGACCTTGGGCTATCACCTAGAGTCTTTGCTGCGCCAAGGTTATTACGCAGAAGCCGCCAGTTTTTTTTATGCGCTAGTAATCGTGATTGCTACCTTAAAGTGGTGGTTGCGTCCTCGATTATTGCTGGTGTATTTGGGTGCAGCCTTGTGGTGGTTACCGCCTCAAGCCAGTCTGAACTGGGCGCTGGCGGTACGCTTTTTTACCCAAGACATAGTGCCTGCACCCTTGCGCCGTGGCGACTGGGCTGAGCTGTGGCCTTGGCTGCAAGAACTGGCCAGCCAACAAATATTGCCGGGCTTGGTGAATACGCTGGTATTGGCCTTGTTGGCGCTAATCGTGATGGCGGTGTTAGCGCTATTGTGGTTCCCCACTATTTCACGCAGCTTTGGTAATGGCGCTACTCGCCTTGGCAGCCACTGGAGCTTAGTGCTGATGCGCGCCTTGCCCGAGTATTTGCTGGCGTTTATTGGCACGCTATTGTTAGGCCCGAGCATGCTGCCGGCCATAGCGGCGTTGGGCTTACATAATGGCGCCATCGTGGCCCACTTATTGGGCCAGCAACTGAATAATTTAACCTTTCGTGAAGATGCACCTAACGGATTGAATCTGTATTTTTTTGAGGTGCTGCCGCGCTTGTATCGGTCTTTTATGGCGTACAGCCTGTATCGCTTTGAGAATATAGTGCGCGAAACGGCCATCCTCGGCATGTTGGGAATTCCGACGTTGGGCTTTTTTATCGACTCGGCGTTCAGTGAATTTCGCCTCGATCGAGCCTTGGTATTACTGCTGGTTTGTGCGGGCTTAAACATAGGCGTAGATGCCATGGCGCGGCGCTTAAGGCGCAGTTTGCATTTAAGCGAAGCCACTAGGTAA
- a CDS encoding urate hydroxylase PuuD, producing the protein MEAYLLDFGNLLIRWLHVIAAIAWLGESIYFVMLDNGLKPPKGEACKKKGVFGEMWAVHGGGFYHNQKYASSPEDLPEDLHWSFWKAYTTWLSGFGLFTMLYLTKPSFYLVNRNSPWEWAANMTGTQANIAALAFLLLGWVVYNELCKRISPNMTRDGILSVAVGVMMVVVAYLSTHIFSGRAAFLLTGAVMATAMSANVFFWIIPGQRRMVNAMKAGDKPNPIDGLRGRQRSVHNTYFTLPVVLLMLSNHYSFTFSHPLSWVIMVLFIFAGALIRQYFVLMHRGQIRPGYPIAGVALILVAVWVGAPAPKKAVEAPAPVTQSSVVAPEAGTDVAVVDGEVVAAVEADNTVAASGEVTLAQVEAVMNDRCVQCHAVNPDKSFGFAAPPLGIVLDSQKEILLQAAHLKQVVANKYMPLGNMTHMTDEERDLVAAWSGS; encoded by the coding sequence ATGGAAGCGTATCTGCTGGATTTTGGTAACTTATTAATCAGATGGCTGCACGTCATCGCAGCCATCGCATGGCTGGGTGAGTCCATCTATTTCGTTATGTTGGATAACGGCTTGAAGCCGCCTAAAGGCGAAGCTTGTAAGAAAAAAGGCGTATTCGGCGAAATGTGGGCCGTACACGGCGGTGGTTTCTACCACAACCAAAAGTATGCAAGCAGCCCAGAAGATCTGCCAGAAGACCTGCATTGGTCATTCTGGAAGGCCTACACCACTTGGTTGTCTGGCTTTGGTTTGTTCACCATGTTGTACCTGACCAAGCCTAGTTTTTACTTGGTTAACCGCAACAGCCCGTGGGAATGGGCCGCTAACATGACTGGCACCCAGGCAAACATTGCTGCCTTGGCGTTCCTGCTGTTAGGTTGGGTTGTCTATAACGAATTGTGTAAGCGCATTAGCCCTAACATGACTCGTGACGGCATCCTGAGTGTTGCTGTTGGCGTGATGATGGTTGTTGTTGCTTACCTAAGCACGCACATCTTCTCTGGCCGTGCTGCCTTCTTGCTGACCGGTGCCGTAATGGCCACCGCCATGTCTGCTAACGTGTTCTTCTGGATTATCCCAGGCCAGCGCCGCATGGTTAATGCCATGAAAGCCGGTGACAAACCAAACCCAATCGACGGGTTACGTGGCAGACAGCGTTCAGTACACAACACTTACTTCACCCTGCCTGTTGTATTGTTGATGCTGAGCAACCACTACTCGTTCACCTTTAGCCACCCGTTATCTTGGGTGATCATGGTGTTGTTCATCTTTGCCGGTGCTTTGATTCGTCAGTACTTTGTATTGATGCATCGCGGTCAAATTCGCCCAGGCTACCCAATTGCCGGCGTAGCGTTAATTTTGGTTGCAGTATGGGTTGGCGCACCAGCTCCTAAGAAAGCCGTGGAAGCTCCAGCACCTGTGACTCAGAGCAGCGTTGTTGCTCCTGAAGCAGGTACCGACGTTGCTGTAGTAGATGGCGAAGTGGTAGCTGCTGTTGAAGCAGACAACACTGTTGCTGCAAGCGGTGAAGTGACTCTGGCACAAGTTGAAGCCGTGATGAACGACCGTTGCGTGCAGTGCCATGCAGTAAACCCAGATAAAAGCTTTGGCTTTGCGGCTCCGCCGCTGGGCATAGTGCTGGACTCACAGAAAGAAATTCTGTTGCAAGCGGCGCACTTAAAGCAAGTTGTGGCGAATAAGTACATGCCTTTGGGCAACATGACGCACATGACTGACGAAGAGCGTGATCTAGTTGCAGCCTGGAGCGGCAGCTAA
- a CDS encoding phosphopentomutase: MKRAMVLVLDSFGIGGAPDAAEFGDQGADTLGSIALACAEGRADLINGDVSSTGNSRRGPLMLPNLAKLGLFHAHLASTGQVAAGMSLPDTVIGSYGHAQEISSGKDTPSGHWELAGVPVLFDWGYFLETEHSFPSSLVADLIAQAKLPGILGNCHASGTTILEQLGEEHVRTGQPICYTSADSVFQIAAHEQHFGLERLYEVCEVARELLMPYNIARVIARPFLGQTPTDFARTGNRRDYSITPPAPTVLDKLATERQGQVVSIGKIADIYAHSGITKKVKATGTNALFDASLAELACAGDNTLIMTNFVDFDSSFGHRRDIAGYAAELEAFDRRLPELLSALKPNDLLILTADHGCDPSWPGTEHTREQVPVLCIGAGLTAGSLGQRDTFADIGQSLAQYFGTSPMDYGTSFL, translated from the coding sequence ATGAAACGTGCAATGGTATTAGTACTCGACTCTTTTGGTATTGGCGGCGCACCGGATGCAGCCGAGTTTGGCGATCAAGGTGCCGACACATTGGGCAGCATCGCGCTTGCGTGTGCCGAAGGCCGTGCGGATCTTATTAATGGAGACGTAAGTAGTACTGGCAATAGCCGCCGAGGTCCACTAATGCTGCCTAACTTAGCTAAATTAGGCTTGTTTCATGCCCACCTTGCCAGCACCGGCCAAGTGGCTGCAGGGATGAGCTTGCCCGATACCGTTATTGGCAGTTATGGCCATGCTCAAGAAATCTCATCAGGCAAAGACACGCCCTCTGGCCACTGGGAGCTAGCAGGTGTACCGGTATTGTTTGATTGGGGTTATTTTTTAGAAACTGAACATAGCTTTCCGTCCTCACTAGTGGCGGATCTCATAGCTCAAGCCAAATTGCCGGGCATATTAGGCAACTGCCATGCTTCAGGTACCACCATCTTGGAGCAGTTAGGAGAAGAGCATGTGCGCACTGGCCAGCCGATTTGCTATACCTCCGCCGATTCGGTGTTTCAGATTGCTGCTCATGAACAGCACTTTGGCCTAGAACGCTTATATGAAGTGTGTGAAGTAGCCCGCGAGCTATTAATGCCCTACAACATAGCACGCGTGATAGCGCGGCCCTTCCTTGGCCAAACACCAACGGACTTTGCTCGCACCGGCAATCGCCGCGACTACAGCATTACGCCGCCGGCACCCACAGTGCTCGATAAATTGGCGACAGAGCGCCAAGGCCAAGTGGTGTCGATTGGTAAAATTGCCGATATTTATGCCCACTCGGGTATTACAAAAAAGGTGAAAGCCACCGGCACGAATGCCTTGTTTGATGCTTCGTTGGCTGAGCTCGCGTGCGCAGGCGATAACACCTTGATCATGACTAACTTCGTGGATTTCGACTCTAGCTTCGGCCACAGGCGCGACATAGCCGGTTACGCAGCCGAGCTTGAAGCCTTTGATCGCCGTCTGCCTGAATTATTGAGTGCGCTTAAACCTAACGATCTCTTAATCCTCACTGCCGATCACGGCTGCGACCCTAGTTGGCCCGGCACCGAGCACACCCGTGAGCAAGTGCCGGTATTGTGTATAGGTGCAGGCTTAACGGCGGGATCTTTAGGCCAGCGCGATACCTTCGCCGACATCGGCCAAAGCCTAGCTCAATACTTTGGCACCAGCCCCATGGATTACGGCACATCGTTTTTGTAA
- a CDS encoding tRNA-uridine aminocarboxypropyltransferase, translating to MSRTYCCSCQLPQAACLCAYVRPQPCPMPVIIYQHPLEAKHAKSTVPLLRLSVPDIRVEVAETLTPPPTLADGDWWLLYPDAAALDIDTQQHSLLAVKRSASELAADKLSAAKLSTGMQTETMPLTAMQTNNRQIGGLIVLDGTWRKTRLLLHLNPWLKALPTLSFSQAPASAYAIRKGPGGQALSTLESVCHVLHKLHPEFSPAPLLALLQVRVGQFQAHKGSAPQTGAK from the coding sequence ATGTCTCGCACGTATTGTTGTTCTTGTCAGCTACCGCAAGCGGCCTGTTTGTGTGCGTATGTGCGCCCGCAGCCCTGCCCAATGCCGGTGATTATTTACCAACATCCGTTGGAAGCCAAACACGCCAAAAGCACGGTGCCGTTGCTGCGTTTAAGCGTGCCCGATATTCGCGTGGAGGTGGCTGAAACGCTCACCCCGCCGCCCACCTTAGCCGATGGCGATTGGTGGTTGCTCTATCCTGATGCGGCGGCGCTGGATATCGATACCCAGCAACACTCTCTATTAGCAGTTAAGCGCTCAGCAAGTGAGCTAGCTGCAGATAAATTATCAGCAGCTAAGCTATCTACAGGAATGCAAACGGAAACTATGCCATTGACAGCGATGCAAACGAACAACAGGCAGATTGGCGGTTTAATTGTGTTGGATGGGACGTGGCGTAAAACGCGGCTGTTATTACATCTCAACCCTTGGCTTAAGGCTTTACCTACCCTGAGCTTTAGTCAGGCACCGGCCAGTGCCTATGCCATTCGCAAAGGGCCGGGCGGCCAAGCGCTGTCGACCCTAGAAAGTGTCTGTCACGTGTTGCATAAATTGCATCCTGAGTTTTCACCGGCGCCATTATTGGCGTTATTACAGGTAAGAGTCGGGCAATTTCAGGCCCATAAGGGAAGCGCGCCACAAACAGGGGCCAAATAG
- the fabG gene encoding 3-oxoacyl-ACP reductase FabG, translated as MMPTYYDMQEKVCVVTGAARGLGRTISETLAKAGASRIYACDINMAPADSWIGDYPNITAITLDVCNAEALAVLRQRITDEQGCVDVLVNNAGITRDALLGKMTEPQWDQVLEVNLKGVFLMTQAMLPLLKAKGKSSIVSISSVVGTDGNIGQSNYAASKGGIIAMTKGWAKELVHGGLQVRANCIAPGFINTEMTQAVPEAVLQKMAARIPLGALGEPQDIADGVLFLASDRARYITGQVLKIDGGLVL; from the coding sequence ATGATGCCGACTTATTATGATATGCAAGAAAAAGTATGTGTGGTGACCGGTGCCGCTCGCGGCTTAGGCCGCACTATTAGTGAAACCTTGGCCAAAGCTGGCGCTAGCCGGATTTATGCCTGTGACATTAATATGGCCCCTGCTGACAGCTGGATTGGTGATTACCCGAATATCACCGCCATTACCTTGGACGTGTGTAATGCAGAGGCTCTAGCGGTGTTGCGCCAACGCATTACCGATGAGCAAGGTTGTGTGGATGTATTGGTCAATAACGCCGGTATTACTCGCGATGCTCTGTTAGGCAAGATGACAGAACCTCAGTGGGACCAAGTGCTGGAAGTGAATCTTAAAGGGGTGTTCTTGATGACCCAGGCCATGCTGCCCCTGCTTAAAGCGAAAGGCAAAAGCAGCATCGTCAGCATTTCTTCTGTGGTAGGCACAGATGGCAACATCGGCCAAAGTAACTATGCAGCCAGCAAAGGCGGCATTATTGCCATGACTAAAGGCTGGGCCAAAGAGTTGGTACACGGCGGCTTACAAGTGCGTGCTAACTGCATAGCGCCGGGCTTCATTAATACCGAAATGACTCAAGCGGTACCTGAAGCTGTGCTGCAAAAAATGGCGGCGCGCATTCCCCTCGGTGCCTTAGGTGAGCCGCAAGATATCGCTGATGGCGTGTTATTTTTAGCCAGTGATCGGGCACGTTACATTACCGGCCAAGTGCTGAAAATAGACGGCGGCTTGGTGTTGTAA